The nucleotide sequence ATATAATGATGTGTATAAGGGCAAAATTAATTGATAACTTCATTAAAGATTTCCTTGCAAAAACTAATAAAAGTATAGTTTTGCATTTAGGGTGTGGCCTTGATAGCAGATGTAACAGAATTGAAAATAGCAATACTGACACGTATGACGTAGATTTTAAAGAAGTTATTGATATTCGCAGATATTTTTACGAAGAAACAGATAATTACCATTTGATTGCATCTTCTGTTATAGAACCCGAATGGATAGAAAAAATACCTAAGGATGAAAAACACAGTACATCAATTATGGTCGCAGGGCTGTTTATGTACTTAAAAGAAGATGAAATTAAAACATTGATAAGGCGTCTTAAAGAGAGGATTGGTAGTTATACCTTAATTTTTGATGCTTTTAGTGTTCTTACAGCAAAGAAAACAAAAAAATCATCCATCACTAAAGAAAACTGGTGCAAAAATTCATTGGGGTATTGATAATCCTGTAGAACTTACAAAATGGGGATTAAAAGCACAGTTCATTGAAGAGCAATATTTCACGTCAAATGAAGAAATAAAAAATTTGGACACCAGTACAAGAATTATATTTAAAATAGCAAATCTATTCCCATTTCTAAAAAAGCCCATAGATTATTGATTTATAAAATTGGTTAAAATTAACTAATATAATTAAAATACTTCGAAACTCTATTAGAATGATATTATATTTCTAAACAATAAAATTTAATTGTTAACCAGATCAGGGGGAGCATTATGCCAAAAAATGATAATATGCTAGCAATTTTATGGATGCTGAATTCAGGTACAAAAATAACTGCAAAGCAAATATCCGAAAGGTTAGAAATAAA is from Clostridium estertheticum and encodes:
- a CDS encoding class I SAM-dependent methyltransferase — encoded protein: MKIPKKTNIMMCIRAKLIDNFIKDFLAKTNKSIVLHLGCGLDSRCNRIENSNTDTYDVDFKEVIDIRRYFYEETDNYHLIASSVIEPEWIEKIPKDEKHSTSIMVAGLFMYLKEDEIKTLIRRLKERIGSYTLIFDAFSVLTAKKTKKSSITKENWCKNSLGY